A segment of the Pseudomonas serboccidentalis genome:
CAACATGATCGATGCGGTGCGACGCAACGCCCATGGCGTCAGCGGCATGAGCGAGCAACTGAGTCAGGGCTGCCATCAGGTGGCCGACAGCAGTCAGCAGCAAAGCGCCGCCGCCGGCACTATGGCCGCCGCTGCCAGCCAGATGACTGCCAGCATCGAGGAGATCACCCGTCACGCCGAACGTGCGCTGGGCATGGCCAATCAGGCTGAGTCTCTGGCCAAGAGCGGCGGGCAGGTGATCCATCAGGTGGTCAGCGACATGGACGACATCGCCCGCTCGGCGCAGCAGTCGGCGCAGGTGATCCGTACGCTGGATCAGGAATCCGAAGGCATCTTCAACATCATTCAAGTGATCAAGAGCATTGCCGACCAGACCAACCTGCTGGCGCTCAACGCGGCCATCGAAGCAGCGCGAGCCGGCGAGCAGGGCCGGGGCTTTGCGGTGGTCGCCGACGAAGTGCGCAGTCTGGCCGCACGCACCAGTGCCTCAACCCAGGAAATCGCCGCCATGGTCGCGCGCATCCAGCACAGCACCCGCGAGGCGGTCAGCAGCATGGAGGCCGGTGTGGCCCAGGTCGACAAGGGCATGGCGGTCACGGCCGAAGTCGAACGGGCGATCCGCGAGATCCTCGACGCCACCCTCAGCACCACACAACTGGTCAACGACATCACCCGCACCATCGGCGAGCAGAGCCAGGCCAGCAACGAAATTGCCCATCAGGTGGAAATGATCGCCGGCATGTCCGAGGGCAACAGCAAGGTGATCGGGCAGACGGCCAATACCACGGATGAATTGTCGAGTCTGGCGGGGGCGTTGGCGCTGTCGGTGGATCGGTTTCGGTTGTGAGGCGAATGTGGATGTTTGCTCACGACGAACTGAGCATATCGATCACTGATCCGCCTTTCGCCGGACCTTTATGGCGGCCTCAATCTTCAGCCTGAAATTGTATTTCGAGAAAAGATTCTTCGCGTTGAATTCTGGTTTAACGAAGGGGGCTTTTTTGTTGCAGACGTACGCTATTTTGGGATGGTAGCTAGCCAAGAATTGCTCGCCGTGTGCTGCAATCAAAAATTTAATAGTCGACTCTAATTGTTTTATTCCTTGGCTTTGCCAGCCACTTCCAGCTCGATCCTTGAGCTCCACCAAGTACAAGGCGTCTTCGGTATTCAGCATGCAGTCACAGCGCTCCCGGCCTTTTTCCTCTCCGTCTTTGATCACGCATTTGTCAATCGCGGTAAATACAACCGATCTTTGGAGGGGATTTACTACGGACGCTACCCATGTTGCCCGGTTTCCGGCGTCAACATAGGCTACGGGAAACTCTTGATCGTCACGTATTCCAAATTCGGCATCAGTAAACGGGCCTGTCTGGCAGCGAGTATCAAGAAAATTCACCCTTTCAGCTCCTCCTCAATATCGAGGAGTGCGTCAAATAGATCATTGCCTTCTTGCAAGGATCTGTTCAGAAAGTTGTCATCGGAAGGGATGCCATCAACTATCGGCAGCGTCTTGATTGATCCGTTTTTTTCATCTGCTTGGTAAATTGCCAACTCATTGATGTCCACCAAAGCGTGTAAAGGGATAACCGTG
Coding sequences within it:
- a CDS encoding methyl-accepting chemotaxis protein produces the protein MSIKLRLLLLIATSLLTALIVSLVSYVGNTRMSGAVNDNAVSMTALRNHMEADMMHDALRADVYSAMLVGLGKSTGTAAEVRESINEHATHFREVLDENLKLPVNPTLKAALEQIKPSLDTYIEAAERIVGLALDNPDSAQRELGTFNAAFSHLEEQMAALSELIESNTRDTSQATESAIRSANIALGAVLLASLLLLLAQGRWVTRSIMGPLKSANHIAQSIAHGNLSEPISEPTGKDEASTLIRSLATMQRDLRNMIDAVRRNAHGVSGMSEQLSQGCHQVADSSQQQSAAAGTMAAAASQMTASIEEITRHAERALGMANQAESLAKSGGQVIHQVVSDMDDIARSAQQSAQVIRTLDQESEGIFNIIQVIKSIADQTNLLALNAAIEAARAGEQGRGFAVVADEVRSLAARTSASTQEIAAMVARIQHSTREAVSSMEAGVAQVDKGMAVTAEVERAIREILDATLSTTQLVNDITRTIGEQSQASNEIAHQVEMIAGMSEGNSKVIGQTANTTDELSSLAGALALSVDRFRL